From the candidate division WOR-3 bacterium genome, the window GAGCTCTTTTTGATATTTGTCCATAAACTTCACTGGCTTGATTTAGAACTTAACAGAGATTAGAATACAAAAAAAGGAGGTCAATCATTCATTCTTTGATAGTTTTCTTTTTATGCCAAACTTTCGCCGACCCTGTACCGTGCGGAGAAAGCATATTTTTCACAGACGAAAAAAGAGAATCTCTTTACATTCTGTCTGAAGAGACCGAAAGGGAAATCTTTCGCGGATCGGGCTGCGGCAGGTTTGTCTTTTCATCTCCTTCCGGAACGAAGATTGGCTTTAAATTCATTGACGAAAATGGCATGCAGACCCCCATGGTCTATGATGTTTACAAAAACGAATTTTCAGAACTTTCCCATCCCCGCACTGTCGTAGGGCAAGTTTCTTTTACACTTGACGACAGACCAGCGTATACAACTGAAAACGAGCTTATAATTGACCCTTTGGGAGAAAATATATCGGTGTATTTGGGCTTATACGCCAATATCTGCCCAATATCACCCGACGGTAGCAAAGCTGTTTACAACGATTTAAACGACGCTCTATGGACGGTTAATACATCGAGTGGAGAAAAGAGAAAAATTACTCCCGATGGCTCGGGTTTTTGCTGCCCTGAATGGTCAAAAGACGGAAACAGACTTCTTTTTACAAGCCTCGAAGGCGGGATATTCGTATGGAAAAGTTTGAACTCAGCCCCAGAATTCGTAGGAGAGGGAATCAATCCCTCTTTTTCCCCGGATGGCGAAATGGTGGTTTTTGAGAAAAATTTTCATCGGAGCGAAATTCTCGTCAATTCGGATATATACCTCTGGCTTTCAAGTGAAAAGCAAATTTTCAGAATCACAAACACCGACAGTGTAAAAGAGTCTTGCCCCGTTTTTACCGGGGAGCGCGAAATAGCATATTTAATTCAAGAAAAAAATTCCATGGTTTTCGCGAAAATTGAAAATGCTCAACTTGAAACAATCAGGGTTGAAGAACTGCAAATCCCCGAGAAAGAGGGAATTTACAAGCCGGTCGAATGCCATGGGAAAGGGGACTCTCTTGACGTGCCTTACATTCATCAGGTCTATGACACCCCTGATTGGTTCAACGGTCATTGGGCTTGCGCTCCTTCAACGGCGACAATGGCAATAGCCTACTACTGTCTTCTTCCAAGCTGGAGGTGTCAGTGCTCATCTCCATATTCACACGAGAGCCTTTTCGGGAGGTATATATGCGAGAGATACATGTTCAACGAAACCGATTACAATCTTTCAGCAAACGATCCAGCCGGGACGCCGGCTTACGGAGGTTACGGTTTTATGTGGAACGGGACTTCTTCCCCTCATACTACGATGGCTCAGTATTTTTTAAATCACGGTTTAAGCTCTTCTGGCGATGATTCTCCTACTTTCAGCGAAGTCGTAATTGAAATCGGAAGCGGCTTTCCTCATTCGTTATGCGTCGGGCTGACTTCTTCGGGACACTTGGTTCTCGCCGTCGGCCAAGTTCTTACCTGGCACACTCTCATTTTCAACGATCCTTACGGAGATAAAAACACACCGGGTTACCCGAGTTACGACGGGAAATTTGTCAGGTATGACTGGCCTGGATACAACAACGGTTATCAAAACCTGAACCAGGTCTATTGGACAGTGACATCGAGAGGAAATTTTCCAGCGACAAGCGATACTTTGGTCGATGACAGACATTTATCAAGCGGTTTTTATCTTAACGCAGAGAATCCTTCTTCAATGAGATTTTGGAGAGACGCTCTTTCGGGTTTTCAGGGGCACAGCTGGTGGACTTATTCTACGGAATGCTCCATAGACACTTGTTACGCCACATGGACACCTGAGCTGGCAAACCCCGGAAATTACCAAGTCGCGGTTTATATACCTCCGACAAACGCTTTGGCGTCATCGGTGCGCTACCAGATTCACCATTCGACAGGCGTAGACACGGTTCATGTAGATCAGTCTCAATATTCGGATGAATGGATTTCACTCGGCAGTTATTATTTTGAAGACGCCGGAGGCTATTTGTATTTAGGAGATGCGACAGGAGTTCAAGGACAGAGGATTGC encodes:
- a CDS encoding PD40 domain-containing protein, giving the protein MIVFFLCQTFADPVPCGESIFFTDEKRESLYILSEETEREIFRGSGCGRFVFSSPSGTKIGFKFIDENGMQTPMVYDVYKNEFSELSHPRTVVGQVSFTLDDRPAYTTENELIIDPLGENISVYLGLYANICPISPDGSKAVYNDLNDALWTVNTSSGEKRKITPDGSGFCCPEWSKDGNRLLFTSLEGGIFVWKSLNSAPEFVGEGINPSFSPDGEMVVFEKNFHRSEILVNSDIYLWLSSEKQIFRITNTDSVKESCPVFTGEREIAYLIQEKNSMVFAKIENAQLETIRVEELQIPEKEGIYKPVECHGKGDSLDVPYIHQVYDTPDWFNGHWACAPSTATMAIAYYCLLPSWRCQCSSPYSHESLFGRYICERYMFNETDYNLSANDPAGTPAYGGYGFMWNGTSSPHTTMAQYFLNHGLSSSGDDSPTFSEVVIEIGSGFPHSLCVGLTSSGHLVLAVGQVLTWHTLIFNDPYGDKNTPGYPSYDGKFVRYDWPGYNNGYQNLNQVYWTVTSRGNFPATSDTLVDDRHLSSGFYLNAENPSSMRFWRDALSGFQGHSWWTYSTECSIDTCYATWTPELANPGNYQVAVYIPPTNALASSVRYQIHHSTGVDTVHVDQSQYSDEWISLGSYYFEDAGGYLYLGDATGVQGQRIAFDAAVFSEQISFVEEDESVNPPVVWANFHGDFVVIKCCSAGNQSFPVFIFDLSGRLVFSEEIQLDQSGVTMSQTSGLSDGVYFLKVYNRGVENIIKLLKIK